The Streptomyces sp. NBC_00335 DNA window CTGGTTCGTGGAGCTGGCCCCCGTGGACGATCCGGAGGACGTCGCCGAGGCCGTGCTCGCCGCGCTCGGGGCGCGGGAGACCAAGCTGCGCGGCGGCTCCGCCGAGGAGATGCGGGTGCTGACCGAGCGCGGGGACCGGCCCCTCGACCGCCTCGCAGAGCATTGCGCGCGGCGCCGGATGCTCCTGATCCTCGACAACTGCGAGCACGTAGTCGACGCCGCCGCCCGCCTCGCCGAGGAAGTGCTCGCGCGCTGCCCCGGCGTGCAGATCCTGGCCACCAGCCGCGAACCCCTCGGCGTGCCCGGGGAGACCCTGCGCCCGGTGGACCCGCTGCCCGACCCGGTCGCGCTGCGGCTGTTCGACGACCGCGGGGCCGCCGCCCGGGCCGGGTTCACCGTGGACGAGGACCCGGCCGCCGCCGTGGAGATCTGCCGGCGCCTCGACGGGATGCCGCTGGCCATCGAGCTGGCCGCCGCCCGGCTGCGGCTGCTCACCCCCCGCCAGATCGCCGACCGGCTGGACGACCGGTTCAGGCTGCTGACCGGCGGCTCGCGCACCCACCTGCCCCGCCAGCAGACCCTGCGCGCGGTGGTCGACTGGTCCTGGGACCTGCTCGACGAGCCCGAACGGGCCGTACTGCGCCGGCTGTCCGTCTTCGCCGGCGGCTGCGACCTCGCCGCCGCCGAGGCGGTCTGCGCGGACGGTGGATACCTCGATGGCGCCGACGTCGCCGACCTGCTCGGATCCCTCGTGGACAAGTCCCTCGTCGTCGCCGCCCCCGACGGCCCCGCCGGGATGCGCTATCGCCTTCTGGAGACCGTCGCCGAGTACGCGGCCGACCGCCTCGCCGAAGCCGGCGAGGACCGGGCGGAGACCGAGCAGCGCCATCTCACCCACTACCGCGAACTCGCCCGCACCACCGAGCCGCTGCTGCGCGGCCACGGCCAGCGCGCCGCCGCGGACCGGCTGGCCACCGAGTACGAGAACGTGCGCACCGCCCTGCGCCGCGCCGTCGCCGCCAAGGACGTGGGCGAGGTGCTCTGCCTCGTGCACTCCCTCGGCTGGTACTGGCACATGCACGATCTGCGCGCCGAGACCCGCCACTGGGCGGGCGCCGCCGCAGCCCTCGGCCCGGACCCCTTCGCCGCGCCGGTCGTCCCCGCCCCACCCGTCTACGAGCAGATCGTCGACACGCCCCCGCCCTACGAGGGTGAACTGCTCACCGAGGCCTGGCGCGGCATCCAGCTGTTGTGTCTGGTCGCCCGCGACCAGATCAGCTCCACCTGGTCCACCCCCGAGGTCCGCGCCCAGGCCGAGGGCGTGGTCGCCGCCTACCGCCCGGGGCTGCCGCAGACCTGCCGGGCCCCTTCCTTCCTGTGGATCTACGCCGTCATGATCTCCGGGGACGCCGAGCTGCTCCACCGCGCCACCGAGGAGACCGTGGAGACGGCCCGCGCGCTCGGCTACCGCTGGGAGCTGGCCTCCGCCCTCCAGCTCCGGGCCAACGTCCTCGCCAACCGCGCCGACGGGGCCGGCGACGCGTCGCGCGACGCCGAGGAGAGCCTCGCCCTCTACGCGTCCCTCGGCGACGACTGGGGCTGCGCCGAAGCCCTCTCCGCCCGCGCCGAGGCCCGGGAGAAGCGCGGGGAGTACGCCCTGGCCGCCCAGGACTACCGCGCCGCGATCGAGTACGCCGGGCGGCTCGGGGCCAAGGCCCAGGTCACGATGATGCAGGTGCGCATGGCCGGGACCCTCGCCGAGGACGGCCACCTGGAGGAGGCCGAGGAGCTCCTCACCGGCCTGCTCGCCGGCGCCATCCACCAGTTCGGCAACGAGGCGTTGCCCGCCGCCCAGATGTTCCTCGCCTGCATCTACGGCCGCACCGGCCGCCTCCCCGAAGCCCGCGCCCGGCTCCAGTCCCTGCGCGAGGAGTTCGCCGTCGGCGCGTTCGCCATGTTCGACGGCTTCCTGCTCGGCCTGCTGGCCTGGGTCGACAACGAGGAGGGCCGGTACGAGGACGCCATCGCCCGGCTCCGCCAGGCGATCGAAGCCGTCCGGGACCCCCTCTCCATGATGCTCGCCCCGCACCTCCCGGCCGCGTACCTGATCACCGGGGCCCGCTCCCTCGCGCAACTCGGCGGCCGGGTCCGGGCGTACGACGCCGCGCGGCTCATCGGCGCCTACCGCGCGCTGCTGCCGCCCGCCCACTTCCCGGTCACCACCGAGCGCGCGGACGCCGAGCAGGCCGAGCGCCTGGCCCGGGCCGCGCTCGGCGACGCCGCGTACGAGGCGGCGTACGCCGAAGGCGGCGGCCTCACCCTGGAGGAGGCCACCGCCTTGGTGTGACCCGTGCGGGTCCGCCCGGGACGCGATCCGGAACGGACCGGTCCGCGGATCAGGTCTTCTGGCGGAACTTCCGCACAGCGAGCGGCATGGTCACCAGCGTGATGCCGACCGACCAGGCCAGCGTGATCCACACGGAGTTGCCCAGCGGGGTCCCGTTGATCAGGGCGCGGGCCGCGTCGGCCAGGTTGGACAGCGGGTTGACGTCGGTGAAGCTCTGCAGCCAGCCGGGCATCGTCGTCGGCGGGGCGAAGATCGAGCTGCCGAACTGCAGCGGCATCAGGACCAGCATCGCCATGCCCTGGACGGCCTGGGGGGTCTTCATGGCGAGACCCAGCAGGATGAAGATCCACATGAGCGAGGAACCGAAGACCGCCGCCAACCCGATGGACAGGAACAGGTCCAGCACCGAGCCCTTGATCGACAGGCCGAGCAGGAAGCCCATGCCGAGCAGGATCGCGATGGCGACCATCATGCGGCCGAGCTCGACCACGATCTTGGCGATGAGCACCGAGGAGCGGGCGATGGGCATGGACCGGAAGCGGTCCATCACGCCCTTCTTGAAGTCGTCGTTGACACCGGTGCCCACACCCATGGCGATGTTCATGCCCATCATCGCCATCAGGCCCGGGACCACGTAGTTGACGTACTCGTCCTGGTTGCCCTTGCCGGAGATCGCGCCGCCGAAGACGAAGACGAACAGCAGCGTGAAGATGATCGGCATGAACAGGACGTCGAACATCGACTCCGGGTCCTGCTTGATCTGCAGGACGTTGCGCCGTGCCAGGGCGCCGATGTGACGCAGGTTGCCCCGCAGGCCGATCCGGCCCTCGTCCGCCCGGACGGGCCCGCCGGCCGGGGCGGCCGCGGTGGGGCTGGGCTTCGTCGTGGTTACGGTGCTCATGCCGCGACCTCCTCGGTCTGCTGGTTGGGGATGGAGTCCGAGACGGTCGGCTTCTGCCCGGTGATGGACAGGAAGACCTCGTCCAGGCTGGGCAGGTAGGTGCTGATGTCGGAGATCCCGTACCCGCGGGCCGCCAGCAGGCCCACCACGGCGGTCAGCTGCTCGTCGGCCAGGATCGGCACCAGCAGGGCGCCCTCGTCGGGGACGGCCTGGGAACCGGCGACCCCGTCCAGACCGGCTTCCGCGAGGGAGCGGGCCATGCCCGGCAGGTCGGCCGGGTCGGTGGGGCGGATCCGCAGGGTCCGGCCGCCGACGCGGGCCTTCAGCTCGTCGACCTTGCCCTTCGCGATGACCTTGCCCTTGTCGATGACCGTCAGCTCGTTCGCGAGCTGCTCGGCCTCCTCCATGTACTGGGTGGTGAGCAGGACGGTGGCCCCCTCGGCGACCATCCGCTGCACCTCGTCCCAGACCTCGTTGCGGGTACGGGGGTCCAGACCGGTGGTCGGCTCGTCCAGGTACAGCACGGCCGGGCTGCCGATCATCGAGGCGGCCAGGTCGAGCCGGCGCCGCATGCCGCCGGAGTAGGTCATCACGGCCTTCTTGGCGGCGTCCGTGAGGGAGAAGCGCTCCAGCAGCTCGTCGGCGCGGCTGCGGGAGTCCTTGCGGGACAGGTCCAGCAGCCGGCCGATCATGTAGAGGTTCTCCCAGCCGGAGAGCTTCTCGTCGACCGAGGCGTACTGGCCGGTCAGGCCTATGGTCCGGCGCAGCTGCCGCGGCTGGCGGACCACGTCGAAGCCGGCGACCCGGGCGGTGCCGGCGTCGGGGGTGATCAGGGTGGAGAGGATGCGGACCAGGGTGGTCTTGCCCGCGCCGTTGGGGCCGAGGACCCCGAGGACGGTTCCCTCGCGGACATCGAGGTCCACACCGTCGAGGGCTTTGGTCTCGCCGTAGTGCTTGACCAACCCCCGGACCTCTACGGCGTGCGAGCCGTTCAGGGGATTCTTGTCGTTTCGCGTCATGTCCACCATGGGACCAGACGGCACTGACAACCCACCGACAAACAACCGACAGCGCGCGCACAGAGCACCGACAGAACATCAGCGGGGTCCGCGGGCGCGCCGTCGGCCGGCCCTCCGCTCAGTGGAAGGCGTGCTCTTCCTGCGGGAACGTTCCGCCGACCACGTCCTCGGCGAAGGCCTTCGCCGCGTCGCCCATGGTCGCGCGCAGGTTCGCGTACTGCTTGACGAACTTCGGCATCTTTCCGCCGGTCAGCCCCATCATGTCCGTCCACACCAGCACCTGCGCGTCGCACTCCGAGCCCGCGCCGATGCCGACCGTCGGAATGTGCAGGGAGCGGGTGACCTCGGCGGCCAGCTCGGCCGGGACCAGCTCCAGCACCACCGCGAAGGCGCCCGCGTCCTGCGCCGCCTTCGCGTCGCGCAGCAGCCGGTGCGCGGCCTCGTCGCCGCGGCCCTGCACCCGGTAGCCCATGGCGTTCACGGACTGCGGGGTCAGGCCCAGGTGGGACATGACCGGGATGCCCGACTGCACGATCAGCTCGGTCTGGGCCAGCGAGCGCTCGCCGCCCTCCAGCTTCACCGCGCCGACCCCCGCCTCCTTGACGAGCCGGGTGGCACTGCGCAGGGCCTGTACGGGGCCCTCCTGGTAGGAGCCGAAGGGCAGGTCGCCGATGATCAGGGCCCGGCTGGTGCCGCGTACGACGGCCGCCGACAGCAGGGTCATCTCGTCCATCGTCACCGGGACGGTGGTCTCGTAGCCGAGGTGACAGTTGCCCATCGAGTCGCCGACGAGCATGACCGGGATGCCGGCCTCGTCGAACACGGACGCCGTCATGGCGTCGTAGGCGGTGAGCATGGGCCACTTCTCGCCGCGTTCCTTGGCGAGGGTGAGGTCGCGGACGGTGATGCGCCGGGTGCCCGTGCCTCCGTACAGGGTGGGGGAGGCGGCTTCGCGGGCAGGCGAAACGGCATGCGTCATTGCAACTGCTCCTTGATGTTCATCTCGAGGCACCCTTACGGCGTCCCCGGACTCCTCACCATGGTGGCACTCTCCGGGCCGTGGCGGGAAGTGGCACGGGACACGCTTCGCCGCGGCGGCCGCGCCGCGGGGCAATGTGCGCGTTTGGTGACAAGCGGAACCCCGGCCGCAGGGCCGTTCGTCCTCCCGGACGTACGGCCGACGCAATCGGCACGGATCGCTCCGCATATCGCCTAGGGTCAAGAGGCGGGGACGGAGCGCGAGCACGGCAGTGAGGGCAGCGGCATGGCACAGGCGTACATGACGGAGACGGGGAGCGACGGTTCGGAGCCCGAGCCCTCCCGAGAGGGTCTCCGGCGCCGGCTGGCCGAGCTGCGGAGCGATCCGGGCATCTGGCGCCGGGGGATCGTGCTCGCCGCGCTCGCGGTGCTGATCTCGCTCGTCATGATCTTCCACGCCGAGCTGCCCAACGACATCGGCAACCTCGGCAGCCTCACCGAGACCTTCCTGCCCTGGCTGGGCCTGGCCGTCCCGGTGCTGTTCGCCGCCGCGCTCTTCCGCAAGTCCGCGACCGCGCTGATCGCGATACTGCTGACCGCCGCGGTCTGGGTGAACCTCTTCGGCGGCCTGGTCACCGACAAGGCGCACGCCGGCGGCAACCTCACCGTCGCCACCCACAACGTCGACGCCGACAACACCGACCCCGCGGGCACTGCCGCCTCGGTCGCCGGGGCGGGGGCCGACGTACTGGCCCTGACCGAGCTCAAGGGCAGCGCCGTCCCCGTCTACGAGAAGGCCCTCGCGGGGACGTACAAGTACCACTCCGTCGAAGGCACCGTCGGGCTCTGGAGCAAGTACCCGCTGGTCTCCAGCAAGCCCGTCGACATCAAGATGGGCTGGACCCGGGCCATGCGCGCCACCGTCAAGACCCCCCACGGCGAGGTGGCCGCCTTCGTGGCCCACCTCCCCTCGGTCCGCGTCAAGCTCAACGCCGGCTTCACCGCCAACCAGCGCGACAACAGCGCCGACGCCCTCGGCGCCGCGCTCGCCGCCGAACCGCTGCAGCGGGTCATCCTGCTCGGCGACCTCAACGGAACCGTCAACGACCGGGCCCTGTCCGAGGTCACCTCGCAGCTGCGTTCCACCCAGGGCGCGTCCGGCGACGGCTTCGGCTTCAGCTGGCCCGCGCAGTTCCCGATGGCCCGCATCGACCAGATCCTGGTCCGCGGGGTCACCCCCGAAGCCTCCTGGACCCTGCCCCGCACCGGCAGCGACCACCTGCCGATCGCGGCCCGCGTCACCGTGAAGCCGTAGGCCGGGACCGGGACCGGGCCGGGAGTCGTTGTCGGCTCCCGGCCCGGTCCGGCCCCACCCGGCCCGCTCCTACGCCTGCTCGCGCCAGCCGTTCGTGATGGGCAGCCGGCGGTCCTTGCCGAAGCCCTTCGCTGAGATCTTCGTGCCCGGCGGGTACTGGCGCCGCTTGTACTCGGCCGTGTCCACCATCCGCAGGGTCTTCGCGACCAGCTCGGGCTCGTAGCCCGCCGCGACGATCGCCTCCAGGCCCTGGTCGCGGTCCACGTACAGCTCCAGGATCCCGTCCAGCACGGGGTAGTCCGGCAGCGAGTCCGTGTCCACCTGCCCCGGGCGCAGCTCGGCGCTCGGCGGCTTCACGATGGAGTTCTCCGGGATCGGCGGGGTCTCGCCGCGCTCGGCCGCCGCCCGGTTGCGGTACTCGGCCAGGCGGAAGACGTCCGTCTTGTAGACGTCCTTGATGGGGCCGTAGGCGCCCACGGAGTCCCCGTACAGGGTGGAGTAGCCGACGGCCAGCTCCGACTTGTTGCCCGGGGCCAGCACGATGTGGCCCTCCTGGTTGGAGAGCGCCATCAGCAGGGTGCCGCGCAGCCGGGACTGCAGGTTCTCCTCGGCGAGCCCGGTCAGGCCGAGCGCGCCCATGTACGCGTCGAACATCGGCTCGATCGACACGGTCCGGAAGTTCAGGCCGGTCCGTGTCGCCAGCTCGGCCGCGTCGCCGCGGGAGTGCTCCGAGGAGTACTTGGAGGGCATCGAAACGCCGTACACGTTCTGCGCGCCGATCGCGTCGCAGGCGATCGCGGCGACGAGCGCGGAGTCGATCCCGCCGGAGAGGCCGATCAGGACCGACCGGAACCCGTTCTTCCGTACGTACGCGCGCAGACCCACGACCAGGGCGTCGTAGATCTCCTCGTCGTCGTCCAGCCGGTCGGCGTAGCCGCCCGTCACGACGGGTTCGTACGGCTCCACCGGCTCCTCGGTGAGGATCACGCGGTCGATGCGCAGTCCGTCGTCGACGGTGCCCTCGACGGGGGTGGCCGAGGCGGCCGGCAGGTCGAGGTCGACCAGGACGCAGCCCTCGGAGAACTGCGGGGCGCGGGCGATGACCTCGCCGGCGGAGTCGACGACGATCGAGTCCCCGTCGAAGACCAGCTCGTCCTGGCCGCCGATCATCGCCAGGTAGGCGAGGGTGCAGCCGGCCTCCTGGGCGCGCTTGCGCACCAGCTCCAGGCGGAGGTCGTCCTTGTTGCGCTCGTACGGGGAGGCGTTGACCGAGATCAGCAGCCCGGCCCCGGCGGAGCGGGTGGCGGGGACGCGCCCGCC harbors:
- a CDS encoding ABC transporter permease is translated as MSTVTTTKPSPTAAAPAGGPVRADEGRIGLRGNLRHIGALARRNVLQIKQDPESMFDVLFMPIIFTLLFVFVFGGAISGKGNQDEYVNYVVPGLMAMMGMNIAMGVGTGVNDDFKKGVMDRFRSMPIARSSVLIAKIVVELGRMMVAIAILLGMGFLLGLSIKGSVLDLFLSIGLAAVFGSSLMWIFILLGLAMKTPQAVQGMAMLVLMPLQFGSSIFAPPTTMPGWLQSFTDVNPLSNLADAARALINGTPLGNSVWITLAWSVGITLVTMPLAVRKFRQKT
- a CDS encoding ATP-binding cassette domain-containing protein, coding for MVDMTRNDKNPLNGSHAVEVRGLVKHYGETKALDGVDLDVREGTVLGVLGPNGAGKTTLVRILSTLITPDAGTARVAGFDVVRQPRQLRRTIGLTGQYASVDEKLSGWENLYMIGRLLDLSRKDSRSRADELLERFSLTDAAKKAVMTYSGGMRRRLDLAASMIGSPAVLYLDEPTTGLDPRTRNEVWDEVQRMVAEGATVLLTTQYMEEAEQLANELTVIDKGKVIAKGKVDELKARVGGRTLRIRPTDPADLPGMARSLAEAGLDGVAGSQAVPDEGALLVPILADEQLTAVVGLLAARGYGISDISTYLPSLDEVFLSITGQKPTVSDSIPNQQTEEVAA
- a CDS encoding NAD+ synthase, with translation MPQLRLALNQIDSQVGNIAANADSVVHWTRHSAEQGAHLVAFPEMVLTGYPVEDLALRGSFVEASRRALLELARRLEAEGFGDLPVVVGYLDRTEKAAPRLGRPAGSPENAAAVLYGGQVVLRFGKHHLPNYGVFDEFRYFVPGDTQPVIRVRGVDVALAICEDLWQEGGRVPATRSAGAGLLISVNASPYERNKDDLRLELVRKRAQEAGCTLAYLAMIGGQDELVFDGDSIVVDSAGEVIARAPQFSEGCVLVDLDLPAASATPVEGTVDDGLRIDRVILTEEPVEPYEPVVTGGYADRLDDDEEIYDALVVGLRAYVRKNGFRSVLIGLSGGIDSALVAAIACDAIGAQNVYGVSMPSKYSSEHSRGDAAELATRTGLNFRTVSIEPMFDAYMGALGLTGLAEENLQSRLRGTLLMALSNQEGHIVLAPGNKSELAVGYSTLYGDSVGAYGPIKDVYKTDVFRLAEYRNRAAAERGETPPIPENSIVKPPSAELRPGQVDTDSLPDYPVLDGILELYVDRDQGLEAIVAAGYEPELVAKTLRMVDTAEYKRRQYPPGTKISAKGFGKDRRLPITNGWREQA
- the panB gene encoding 3-methyl-2-oxobutanoate hydroxymethyltransferase, translating into MTHAVSPAREAASPTLYGGTGTRRITVRDLTLAKERGEKWPMLTAYDAMTASVFDEAGIPVMLVGDSMGNCHLGYETTVPVTMDEMTLLSAAVVRGTSRALIIGDLPFGSYQEGPVQALRSATRLVKEAGVGAVKLEGGERSLAQTELIVQSGIPVMSHLGLTPQSVNAMGYRVQGRGDEAAHRLLRDAKAAQDAGAFAVVLELVPAELAAEVTRSLHIPTVGIGAGSECDAQVLVWTDMMGLTGGKMPKFVKQYANLRATMGDAAKAFAEDVVGGTFPQEEHAFH
- a CDS encoding endonuclease/exonuclease/phosphatase family protein; translated protein: MAQAYMTETGSDGSEPEPSREGLRRRLAELRSDPGIWRRGIVLAALAVLISLVMIFHAELPNDIGNLGSLTETFLPWLGLAVPVLFAAALFRKSATALIAILLTAAVWVNLFGGLVTDKAHAGGNLTVATHNVDADNTDPAGTAASVAGAGADVLALTELKGSAVPVYEKALAGTYKYHSVEGTVGLWSKYPLVSSKPVDIKMGWTRAMRATVKTPHGEVAAFVAHLPSVRVKLNAGFTANQRDNSADALGAALAAEPLQRVILLGDLNGTVNDRALSEVTSQLRSTQGASGDGFGFSWPAQFPMARIDQILVRGVTPEASWTLPRTGSDHLPIAARVTVKP
- a CDS encoding AfsR/SARP family transcriptional regulator, which encodes MLGTTQAIRDDGSTVPVGGARLRALLTALALRPGRAVPAASLIEEVWDGDPPADGPAALQALVGRLRRALGREAVGSGEGGYWLVAARDDIDLYRFERLARAAAQTTSPAEAAALYDEALALWRGEPLSSLPGSGTGPEAARWEALRLDARRGRLHAALELGEAERVLPELTALCAGLPLDELLQALRIRALRDAGRPAQALAAYEEVRRDLAGRLGTTPGPALRALHAALLADPTAGPHRPGPTATPGRSAPLTGPGYPAPSGPDRAAPTAGTGWTSRTALTDRPDRTGQVGSASDPGPGHPAEASRGRAGQAGADATAGTAGIVQGSSAAPDGPGGPGLGPGHDGRPGTPSEPHGSFPAPSGIAAAPAPYGTATAIPSGPDRADSGSMPGPDGSGQATGPAGAGSAYATGPDGARSAHATGPDRPGSAHADGPGRAGPAGTGSGDPYSAGAGAGHVPPPGPGAGNLRMRLTTFVGREEDIRVIGDDLARSRLVTLLGPGGAGKTRLSQEAAEAHARAGRGTPDARPAGPGHPSAGHASTRGGPGSAPAWADGVWFVELAPVDDPEDVAEAVLAALGARETKLRGGSAEEMRVLTERGDRPLDRLAEHCARRRMLLILDNCEHVVDAAARLAEEVLARCPGVQILATSREPLGVPGETLRPVDPLPDPVALRLFDDRGAAARAGFTVDEDPAAAVEICRRLDGMPLAIELAAARLRLLTPRQIADRLDDRFRLLTGGSRTHLPRQQTLRAVVDWSWDLLDEPERAVLRRLSVFAGGCDLAAAEAVCADGGYLDGADVADLLGSLVDKSLVVAAPDGPAGMRYRLLETVAEYAADRLAEAGEDRAETEQRHLTHYRELARTTEPLLRGHGQRAAADRLATEYENVRTALRRAVAAKDVGEVLCLVHSLGWYWHMHDLRAETRHWAGAAAALGPDPFAAPVVPAPPVYEQIVDTPPPYEGELLTEAWRGIQLLCLVARDQISSTWSTPEVRAQAEGVVAAYRPGLPQTCRAPSFLWIYAVMISGDAELLHRATEETVETARALGYRWELASALQLRANVLANRADGAGDASRDAEESLALYASLGDDWGCAEALSARAEAREKRGEYALAAQDYRAAIEYAGRLGAKAQVTMMQVRMAGTLAEDGHLEEAEELLTGLLAGAIHQFGNEALPAAQMFLACIYGRTGRLPEARARLQSLREEFAVGAFAMFDGFLLGLLAWVDNEEGRYEDAIARLRQAIEAVRDPLSMMLAPHLPAAYLITGARSLAQLGGRVRAYDAARLIGAYRALLPPAHFPVTTERADAEQAERLARAALGDAAYEAAYAEGGGLTLEEATALV